ACCTGGTTTAATAATCCCTGTCTTCCCTGGCCAAACCATTCATTATTATTTGCCCTTGCCCAAACAGGATGCAACAACCAGTTCGTTCCATCTTTCAGTTTAACAACTGCAGAAGCATGATTAGGACCGGAGAAAATTGCCTTAGGCCTGTCCGGATCATTTTCATTGAACAAATTCACAGGAGTAGACCATGAAGATTGGTCAGCCGACAAGGTTTTACTTCGCATTACTTTTTGTCCACCCGAAACATCACGGGCAAAAGAATAGTAATAATATCCATTTTCTTTCCACATAACAGGGCCTTCTGCCCAACTATAGGGGAAGTGATTGTTCAGGGTATTTAACCAATTCAAATCATACACCACCCCAGTCGGTTGTCCGTCATTTCCCAATTCAACAATTCCATTGTTAGGTTGTCCATTTTTCACAATCATATACCATTTCCCATTATCGTCAATGAAGATAGAATTATCATAACCTAAAGAATAAGACAGTTCTGGCGGATTTTTAACTTTGACGGGCATATTCCAGGGACCGGAAGGTTTTTCAGCAGTCACAAACCACATAGAACCATTATGGGAAAAGAAGTCCCAATATTGATTCGCATAATACACCAGCTGACCGCCCCAACATCCGCCAGAGGGCCTGTCTCCATATTCGCTCCATGCGCCCGATACAGGTTGTGCGATTGCCTCCCAATGGACCAAATCAGTAGAATGATAAATCACCGGGGTGGGATTAAAAGATGAGCCGGTAGTATAAAAATCATTACCCACCTGAGTTAAGGTACAATCGGAATGATCACCAGGGATAACGGGATTGGTAAATGTTTTAGTTGAAAAAGTCTGGCTAAATCCGATTGCAGATTGTAACATCAAACTTGCTATTCCAATTATAATTGATTTTTTCATCTTTCTCAAATGATAATTTTTAAAATTTCTAATAATTTCTTTCAACACAGGATAGTATATATTTTTCAACTATGATTGAAATAATTCGTTTTATTCCTTAACATTATAAATGAAAATAAAAAATTGTTAAGTTATTAATTTTAAACAATTAATTATTTTACTGATTTTCTATTGAAACAATTTGGTAAATATTATCATTTACTGTCAATCCACGTTATGAAAAGGATCCTAATCCCGGACTAAGGACAGACGATGAATGAGCAGATTCATCCTGATATATATTACCAATAACAATTAACACGTAATTCATTTAGATCACCCTTGGTCCATGATTAAAAATAAATGTTTTAGGTGATTTAGTTTTATTGATATAAAGCTTATAATTTAAG
The sequence above is drawn from the Bacteroidota bacterium genome and encodes:
- a CDS encoding family 43 glycosylhydrolase, whose translation is MKKSIIIGIASLMLQSAIGFSQTFSTKTFTNPVIPGDHSDCTLTQVGNDFYTTGSSFNPTPVIYHSTDLVHWEAIAQPVSGAWSEYGDRPSGGCWGGQLVYYANQYWDFFSHNGSMWFVTAEKPSGPWNMPVKVKNPPELSYSLGYDNSIFIDDNGKWYMIVKNGQPNNGIVELGNDGQPTGVVYDLNWLNTLNNHFPYSWAEGPVMWKENGYYYYSFARDVSGGQKVMRSKTLSADQSSWSTPVNLFNENDPDRPKAIFSGPNHASAVVKLKDGTNWLLHPVWARANNNEWFGQGRQGLLNQV